A window of the Terriglobia bacterium genome harbors these coding sequences:
- a CDS encoding DUF2321 domain-containing protein: MSDIKVVLKQTVLEGSAQPDLLQRVATVYLDGSEYRISAPPEAKGDALDWVSHFTVRQLVDFGSEIEIHDAIGVLALRATQEELEKGKRASKRALGAHPDGVHCSAQICLNGHVQHCDGASFESNVHCTRCGAPCIDECPRCKEPIRGADKYKPVDMYSRPQFCHACGRPYPWMEDRLNTARELLDHDDKLSLDDRKNLWGDLQYVMSDPRADLVPAKKKLIGIRLEKATEYVREAILDLIAKATAEVLKG, encoded by the coding sequence ATGAGCGACATCAAAGTCGTCCTCAAACAAACGGTCTTAGAAGGATCGGCTCAACCAGACCTTCTGCAGAGAGTCGCAACCGTTTACCTTGACGGCAGCGAATATCGTATTTCGGCTCCGCCAGAAGCCAAGGGCGACGCCCTAGATTGGGTGTCACATTTTACGGTCAGACAACTCGTGGACTTCGGCTCAGAGATCGAAATCCACGATGCCATTGGTGTTCTCGCCCTAAGAGCCACTCAAGAAGAACTCGAAAAAGGGAAGAGAGCTAGTAAGAGAGCACTCGGGGCGCACCCTGACGGGGTTCATTGCAGCGCCCAGATATGCCTGAACGGACATGTCCAGCACTGCGACGGTGCGTCATTCGAGTCAAACGTCCACTGCACGAGGTGCGGCGCTCCTTGTATTGACGAGTGCCCTCGCTGTAAAGAGCCGATTCGTGGAGCTGACAAGTACAAGCCCGTAGATATGTATTCCCGTCCTCAGTTTTGTCACGCCTGTGGACGTCCATATCCATGGATGGAAGATCGCCTCAACACCGCTCGTGAATTGCTTGACCATGACGACAAGCTATCGCTCGATGATCGGAAAAACCTTTGGGGTGACCTGCAATATGTCATGTCAGACCCCAGAGCCGACCTCGTCCCGGCTAAGAAGAAGCTGATTGGCATTAGGCTGGAGAAGGCGACCGAGTACGTGAGAGAAGCCATCTTGGACTTGATTGCAAAAGCCACGGCGGAGGTTTTGAAGGGTTAG
- a CDS encoding DUF5677 domain-containing protein gives MSLYGFEDAATAFDQRHPHWATVMSRLGDAVNLAFARTQVMDTPIDKFVYFYGSLVAEDFMEVFLMAANGYGYGAMKLLRSMYEHAVTLKYLHDHPEELQAFFEFDRVQQYKLMKPILDTFGESALPAEMVADIERRYAEVKNRFMVKSCKSTICEEKRVGHTWSKLDFVSMAKKTGAIGSLIVPGYFFPLRHTHGTYRAMTERLELSNGQMGFKRESQPDEADQALITAHNCLFVALEVQEERFKIEGLRDAIQNAKRDWALVWSPESLARMEAESGAMGSVDNQ, from the coding sequence ATGTCGCTCTATGGATTTGAAGACGCAGCAACCGCCTTTGATCAACGCCACCCACACTGGGCGACGGTCATGTCCCGGCTTGGAGACGCCGTCAACTTAGCGTTTGCTCGAACACAGGTGATGGATACGCCGATAGACAAGTTTGTGTACTTCTACGGCTCACTGGTGGCGGAAGACTTCATGGAAGTCTTCCTGATGGCGGCAAACGGGTATGGCTACGGGGCCATGAAGCTCCTGCGCTCCATGTACGAGCACGCCGTTACCCTCAAGTACCTCCACGACCACCCCGAAGAACTCCAGGCATTCTTTGAGTTCGACCGGGTGCAACAGTACAAGCTGATGAAGCCAATCCTTGACACATTCGGTGAGAGTGCGTTGCCAGCGGAGATGGTGGCGGACATAGAACGAAGGTACGCAGAGGTGAAGAACAGGTTCATGGTGAAATCGTGCAAGTCCACGATCTGCGAGGAAAAGCGAGTAGGGCACACATGGAGCAAGCTGGACTTCGTTTCGATGGCAAAAAAGACGGGGGCTATCGGCTCACTGATTGTTCCGGGCTACTTTTTCCCGCTAAGACATACTCACGGTACGTATCGTGCGATGACCGAACGGCTGGAACTGTCTAACGGACAGATGGGCTTCAAGCGAGAGTCCCAGCCGGATGAAGCTGACCAAGCTCTCATAACAGCGCACAACTGCTTGTTCGTAGCTCTTGAGGTTCAGGAAGAACGGTTCAAGATTGAGGGTCTACGAGATGCCATTCAAAATGCTAAGCGAGATTGGGCATTAGTTTGGTCTCCGGAATCTCTTGCTCGGATGGAAGCGGAATCCGGTGCCATGGGTTCGGTTGACAACCAGTAG
- the glmU gene encoding bifunctional UDP-N-acetylglucosamine diphosphorylase/glucosamine-1-phosphate N-acetyltransferase GlmU, with protein MAAGKGTRLKSKYPKVLHEVGGKPMLAHVIAAANKVVPASDIYVIIGHEADRVRDKVGDTGVNFIVQEPQRGTGHAIMVARDALSKYDRFLVLSGDVPLIWAGTIERLRDFHRAQRAAMTILTAEIEKPHGYGRIIRKNGKGAEVSAIVEEKKLTPPQRKLREVNSGIYAFESKPLFARIGKLKTDNAHKEYYLTDMAALFVRAKLKVVALPAENPEEVLGSNTRLELSMLDQHMRMAKCYELMASGVSIYKPETCAIDADVKIAPDTVIEPFVQILGKSKIGSDCRIRSYTIIESSEIGDGVEVRAHCMLEQARVEARAIIGPFARLRPGSEIGEGAHIGNFVETKKARVGKGSKANHLTYLGDALIGDGVNIGAGTITCNFDGTEKHATVIDDGAFIGSDATLVAPVRIGRGAYVGAGSCITDDVPAESLAIGRGRQVVKEGWVRERREKEAGPKE; from the coding sequence ATGGCCGCCGGCAAGGGCACGCGCCTGAAATCGAAGTACCCCAAGGTGCTGCACGAAGTGGGTGGCAAGCCGATGCTGGCGCACGTGATCGCTGCGGCGAACAAGGTCGTTCCCGCCAGCGACATTTACGTCATCATCGGGCACGAGGCCGACCGGGTGCGGGACAAGGTCGGCGACACCGGGGTGAACTTCATCGTCCAGGAGCCGCAGCGCGGGACCGGGCACGCCATCATGGTGGCCCGCGACGCGCTGTCGAAGTACGACCGGTTCCTGGTGCTGTCCGGCGACGTGCCCCTGATCTGGGCGGGAACCATCGAGCGGCTGCGCGATTTTCATCGCGCACAACGCGCCGCCATGACCATCCTCACCGCCGAGATCGAGAAGCCGCACGGGTATGGCCGGATCATCAGAAAAAATGGAAAAGGCGCCGAGGTGTCGGCCATCGTCGAGGAGAAAAAGCTGACCCCGCCGCAGCGCAAGTTGCGCGAGGTGAATTCCGGCATCTACGCATTCGAAAGCAAGCCTCTGTTCGCCCGCATCGGCAAGCTCAAGACCGATAACGCGCACAAGGAGTACTACCTGACGGACATGGCGGCGCTATTCGTGCGCGCCAAGCTAAAGGTCGTGGCCCTGCCCGCGGAGAACCCCGAAGAAGTTCTGGGCAGCAACACGCGGCTGGAGCTCTCCATGCTCGACCAGCACATGCGCATGGCCAAGTGCTACGAGCTGATGGCCAGCGGCGTCTCCATCTACAAGCCGGAGACGTGCGCCATCGACGCCGACGTGAAGATCGCGCCGGACACGGTGATCGAGCCCTTCGTCCAGATCCTGGGCAAGTCGAAGATCGGATCGGATTGCCGCATCCGCTCCTACACCATCATCGAAAGTTCCGAGATCGGCGATGGCGTCGAAGTTCGCGCCCACTGCATGCTGGAGCAGGCGCGGGTGGAAGCGCGGGCGATCATCGGCCCATTCGCCCGGCTGCGTCCTGGCAGCGAGATCGGCGAAGGCGCGCACATCGGCAACTTCGTGGAAACCAAGAAAGCGCGGGTCGGCAAAGGTTCAAAGGCCAATCACCTTACCTATCTGGGAGACGCGCTCATCGGCGACGGCGTCAACATCGGCGCCGGGACCATCACCTGCAACTTCGACGGCACGGAAAAGCACGCCACCGTGATCGACGACGGGGCCTTCATCGGCAGCGACGCCACTCTGGTCGCCCCGGTGCGCATCGGGCGCGGCGCTTACGTCGGAGCCGGCTCCTGCATCACCGACGATGTCCCCGCGGAATCGCTGGCCATCGGGCGCGGCCGCCAGGTCGTGAAAGAAGGTTGGGTCAGGGAGCGACGGGAAAAAGAGGCTGGGCCCAAGGAGTAG
- a CDS encoding YvcK family protein, whose translation MPVPKSGENPETARGLRVVAIGGGTGLSTLLKGLKEYVPAPGAIPGQGPYIAELSAIVTVTDDGGSSGRLRKEFNILPPGDIRNCMVAVAEDEALLSKLFQYRFPGGSGTGLEGHSFGNLFLTAMAAVTGDFAEAVKLSAGVLASRGHIYPATTSNVQLDALMVDGSRVQGETKITASRGRIAELRMVPADAEPIPEAIAAIERADLITVGPGSLFTSLATNMLVRAIPEAIAGSRAVKVFVCNLMTQANESLGLTAAEHIKAIYKHARQQIFAFALINRAPLSPHLKAKYALEGASQTVCDAAAIEELGVRVVAGDFLEEGPVARHATGRVAQALLNLACGVPVVTEPKSPGQGETSGAVRDRVNIGG comes from the coding sequence ATGCCTGTGCCAAAAAGCGGGGAGAACCCGGAGACCGCGCGCGGACTTCGTGTGGTCGCCATCGGCGGCGGCACGGGGCTCTCTACCCTGCTCAAAGGCCTGAAGGAATATGTTCCCGCTCCCGGGGCGATTCCCGGGCAGGGCCCCTACATCGCCGAACTCAGCGCCATTGTGACGGTCACCGACGACGGCGGCTCCAGCGGGCGCCTGCGCAAGGAGTTCAACATCCTGCCGCCGGGAGACATCCGCAACTGCATGGTGGCGGTGGCGGAGGACGAGGCGCTGCTCTCCAAGCTCTTCCAATACCGCTTCCCCGGCGGAAGCGGGACCGGCCTGGAAGGACACAGTTTCGGAAATCTGTTCCTCACCGCGATGGCCGCGGTGACCGGAGATTTCGCCGAAGCGGTCAAGTTGTCGGCCGGCGTTCTCGCCTCGCGCGGGCACATCTACCCGGCGACGACCTCGAATGTGCAACTCGACGCCCTGATGGTGGACGGATCGCGCGTGCAGGGCGAGACCAAGATCACCGCCAGCCGGGGTCGGATCGCCGAATTGCGGATGGTCCCGGCCGACGCGGAGCCGATCCCGGAAGCGATCGCCGCCATCGAGCGGGCGGATCTGATCACCGTCGGGCCGGGGTCGCTGTTCACCAGCCTGGCGACGAACATGCTGGTCCGCGCTATTCCCGAAGCCATCGCCGGTTCGCGGGCGGTAAAGGTTTTCGTCTGCAACCTGATGACGCAGGCCAACGAGAGCTTGGGGCTCACCGCCGCCGAACACATCAAGGCCATCTACAAGCACGCGCGGCAGCAGATCTTCGCCTTCGCCCTGATCAATCGCGCTCCTCTTTCGCCGCACCTCAAGGCCAAGTACGCGCTGGAAGGCGCGTCCCAGACCGTCTGCGACGCGGCCGCCATCGAGGAACTGGGAGTGCGGGTGGTGGCCGGTGACTTCCTCGAGGAAGGGCCCGTGGCGCGCCATGCCACCGGTCGCGTGGCCCAGGCCCTGTTGAACCTCGCCTGCGGCGTCCCCGTCGTCACCGAGCCCAAGTCGCCCGGGCAGGGAGAAACTTCCGGAGCCGTCCGCGACCGCGTTAACATAGGCGGCTAG
- a CDS encoding tetratricopeptide repeat protein, producing MKKKAAAKVKRSSPKSKKHKTVARKSKRAAAPPHELQRKPSIMEDPRFSSAVQNYQAGLKAMQERKFERAKTFLQKVVEGPSRELADRAAIHFSICNQQMARTSTTFKTSEEHYDYAVALMNQGDYDEARTHLEKILKQNAKADYAIYGLAVLDCLQGRVEDSLRRLDQAIRLNPAHRIHARNDTDFQNLADDPRFTELLYPEPGPETPPATPSWKR from the coding sequence ATGAAAAAGAAAGCCGCAGCAAAGGTTAAACGTTCCTCCCCTAAGTCTAAGAAACATAAGACTGTTGCGAGGAAATCGAAGCGGGCAGCGGCGCCTCCGCACGAACTCCAGCGCAAGCCCTCGATCATGGAAGATCCCAGGTTTTCCTCAGCTGTGCAAAACTACCAGGCCGGCCTCAAGGCCATGCAGGAGCGAAAATTCGAGCGCGCCAAGACCTTTCTGCAAAAGGTTGTGGAGGGTCCGAGCCGCGAACTCGCAGACCGCGCCGCGATCCATTTCAGCATCTGCAACCAGCAAATGGCGCGCACCAGCACGACTTTCAAAACGTCGGAAGAACATTACGATTACGCCGTTGCCCTCATGAATCAGGGCGATTACGACGAGGCACGGACGCACCTGGAGAAGATCCTGAAGCAGAATGCGAAGGCCGACTACGCCATCTACGGCCTGGCGGTGCTCGACTGTCTGCAAGGCCGGGTGGAAGATTCGCTGCGGCGCCTGGACCAGGCCATCCGGCTGAATCCGGCGCACCGCATCCATGCGCGCAACGACACCGATTTTCAGAACCTGGCAGACGATCCACGATTCACCGAGTTGCTCTATCCGGAGCCGGGACCGGAAACCCCTCCCGCCACGCCTTCCTGGAAGCGGTAG
- a CDS encoding PCYCGC domain-containing protein, translated as MRSMDLGRKRVLVLAAVCLLTITTSAQFLDVPAYHDAPPNKGEKLPPILSGRALQKVGLKYAFQAHAYKLAARIPNLIYQQPCYCHCDRSVGHTSLHSCFAGDHGAHCGTCLQELFYAYKMNKAKKTPAQIREGIERSEWQQIDLQKALDIN; from the coding sequence ATGAGGAGCATGGATTTGGGAAGGAAGCGCGTTCTGGTCCTGGCTGCAGTCTGCCTGCTGACCATCACCACCTCGGCACAGTTCCTCGACGTGCCCGCGTATCACGACGCTCCGCCGAACAAGGGCGAAAAGCTGCCCCCGATTCTTTCCGGCCGGGCGCTGCAGAAGGTCGGCCTGAAGTATGCGTTCCAGGCGCATGCCTACAAGCTGGCGGCCCGCATCCCCAACTTGATCTACCAGCAGCCCTGCTACTGCCACTGCGACCGCAGCGTCGGACACACCAGCCTGCACAGCTGCTTCGCCGGCGACCACGGCGCCCACTGCGGCACCTGCCTGCAGGAACTTTTCTACGCCTACAAGATGAACAAGGCGAAGAAGACTCCGGCGCAGATCCGCGAGGGCATCGAGCGCAGCGAGTGGCAGCAGATCGATCTGCAGAAAGCTCTCGACATCAACTAA
- the lepB gene encoding signal peptidase I codes for MRPVNELPQAPERTRVGSLLHTWLRDLVISVGISIFIIMFLYQPVKVEGTSMLPGLEDQERIFINKFVYRLEPIERGDVVVFRYPRDPAKSYIKRVIGLAGDHIRIVAGRVFLNGRPIDERYVPRDFYDARTYPEVIVPPHTYYVLGDHRSMSNDSREFGPVEEQYIYGKAVFVYWPVDKLGVLR; via the coding sequence ATGAGGCCCGTGAACGAACTCCCGCAGGCTCCGGAACGCACGCGCGTCGGGTCGCTGCTGCACACCTGGCTGCGCGACCTGGTGATCTCGGTCGGTATCTCCATCTTCATCATCATGTTCCTCTACCAGCCGGTGAAGGTGGAGGGCACCAGCATGCTGCCTGGGTTGGAAGACCAGGAGCGGATCTTCATCAACAAGTTCGTGTACCGGCTGGAGCCGATCGAACGCGGCGACGTGGTGGTGTTCCGCTATCCGCGCGACCCGGCCAAGAGCTACATCAAGCGCGTGATCGGCCTGGCCGGGGACCACATCCGGATCGTTGCCGGCCGCGTCTTCCTCAACGGGCGCCCCATCGACGAGCGCTACGTGCCGCGCGATTTCTACGACGCCCGCACGTACCCGGAGGTCATCGTCCCGCCACACACCTACTACGTGCTGGGCGACCATCGCAGCATGTCCAACGACAGCCGTGAATTCGGCCCCGTGGAGGAGCAGTACATCTATGGCAAGGCCGTCTTCGTCTACTGGCCGGTGGACAAGCTGGGCGTGCTCCGGTAG